The Mesorhizobium loti DNA segment GCGCTTCGCATGCCTGCCGCCGCCGACCTGCTTCTTGCCATGCACCCAGACGCAGTCGACCTTGCTGCCATTGGCGAAGATCCAGGCGTCGAGGATCGCGTCGCCGGCCTTGCCGGCCAGCGAGGGGGTCTTGGCGTCGAGCGAGACAAGATCGGCGGCTCTCCCGACGGCGATCTGCGAAGCGCCGGCGCCAAGCGCCACGCCGCCACCGTCAAGCGCGGCATCGAACAGCGCTCGCCCGGTCGAGCCGCCGGCCACCGCCAGCACATTGCGGGCGCGGTGGGCGAGGCGCTGCGAATATTCGAGTTGGCGCAATTCGTCGGGCAGGCCGATCAGCACGTTGGAATCGGAGCCGATACCGAAGCGGCCGCCATGCTCGGTGAATAGCGGAGCGGCAAATGTGCCGTCACCGAGATTGGCTTCGGTGATCGGGCAAAGGCCGGCAATGGCGCCGCTCTTGGCCATGCCGATGGTTTCGGCATCGGTCATTTGGGTGGCATGGATCAGGCACCAGCGCTGGTCGACCTCGGCGTTGGCCAGCAGAAATTCGACCGGCCGCGCGCCGGACCAGGCAAGGCAGTCCTCGACTTCCTTTACCTGCTCGGCGACATGGATATGGATCGGCCCATTCGGTGTCAGAGCAGCAACTTGAGCGAGTTCCTCCGGCGTCGCGGCGCGCAGGCTGTGTGGCGCTACACCGACGACAGCTTGATTCAACGCGCGAACCGATTCGCGGCTCTTCTCAACAAGCCGGGAGAACCGATTCACATCGTTGATGAATCGCCTTTGGCCATCGTTGGGAGCTGCGCCACCGAAGGAGGCGTGCGCATAAAACACCGGCAGCAGTGTCAGGCCGATACCGGTTTCGCCGGCCGCAGCTGCGATGCGCTCGGCCATCTCGGCAAGGTTGGCGTAAGGTTTTCCATCGCGGTCGTGGTGCAAATAGTGAAATTCGCCGACGCGCGAGAAACCGGCCTCCAGCATCTCGACATAGAGCTGTGCGGCAACCGCCTCGACCTGATCGGGCGTCATCGACAGTGCGAAGCGGTACATCACCTCGCGCCAGCTCCAGAAACTGTCGGCGGAAGGCCCGCGAAGCTCGGCAAGGCCGGCCATGCCGCGCTGGAAGGCGTGGCTGTGCAGATTGGGCATGCCAGGCACGAGAATGGCGTGGCGCTCGTCGCCGGCCCGCGGAACCGCACCCGCTTCGACGGAAGCGATGTGGCCTCCATCGAGCGCGATCCTGACATTGCCTTGCCAGCCCTCGGGTAGCAGCGCCTGTTCCGCAAAGATCGCCGTCACGTCCATCTCCGAATCTGCATGCCTGAACGACGATACCACTTGCGTCGCGTTTCAATATGTATATACATAATCGCCATCCTTTCAAATGGAAAAGATGATGGGTGGAGCAAACAAGAAGAGCGGCCTTCGTGTCTGGCGCAATGCGCGCCTGGCGACCATGGCCGACGGCGTGGCTGGCCTCGGCATTGTCGAGAAAGGCGCGATCGCCGCGCGCGACGGTGTCATTGTATATGCCGGCGCCGAAGCGGACATGCCGGCTTCGGCAGGGCAGGGCGCTGAGACCATTGATTGCGAGGGCCGCTGGATCACGCCGGGCCTGATCGACTGCCACACCCATCTGGTCTATGCCGGCAACCGTGCCAACGAATTCGAGATGCGGCTGGCCGGTGCCACCTATGAAGAAGTCGCCCGCGCCGGCGGCGGTATTGTTTCCTCCGTCAAGTCACTGCGCGCTGCCAGCGAGGATGAACTCGTTGCCCAGACGCTGCCGCGCCTTGATGCGCTGATGGCCGAGGGTGTCACCTCAGTCGAGGTCAAGTCGGGCTATGGGCTCGATCTCGACAATGAGAAGAAGTCGCTGCGCGTCGCCCGCCGGCTGGGCGGTGAACGGGCGGTGACCATCCGCACGACCTGTCTGGCTGCCCACGCCCTGCCGCCCGAGGCCAAGGGGGACAAGGATGCTTTTATCGATCTGGTCGCCAGGCAGATTGTTCCGGCGGTTGCCGCCGAAGGACTGGCCGATGCCGTCGATGGTTTTTGCGAAGGCATAGCGTTCTCGCCGGAGCAGATGGCGCGCGTTTTCGATGCCGCCAAGGCCTTAGGCCTGCCGGTCAAGCTTCACGCCGACCAACTGTCCAACCTGCACGGTGCCGCGCTTGCCGCCAGCTATGGCGCGCTGTCGGCGGATCATCTTGAATATACGGACGAGGCGGGCGCTGCCGCTATGGCCAAGGCCGGCACGGTGGCGACCATCCTCC contains these protein-coding regions:
- a CDS encoding N-formimino-L-glutamate deiminase, encoding MDVTAIFAEQALLPEGWQGNVRIALDGGHIASVEAGAVPRAGDERHAILVPGMPNLHSHAFQRGMAGLAELRGPSADSFWSWREVMYRFALSMTPDQVEAVAAQLYVEMLEAGFSRVGEFHYLHHDRDGKPYANLAEMAERIAAAAGETGIGLTLLPVFYAHASFGGAAPNDGQRRFINDVNRFSRLVEKSRESVRALNQAVVGVAPHSLRAATPEELAQVAALTPNGPIHIHVAEQVKEVEDCLAWSGARPVEFLLANAEVDQRWCLIHATQMTDAETIGMAKSGAIAGLCPITEANLGDGTFAAPLFTEHGGRFGIGSDSNVLIGLPDELRQLEYSQRLAHRARNVLAVAGGSTGRALFDAALDGGGVALGAGASQIAVGRAADLVSLDAKTPSLAGKAGDAILDAWIFANGSKVDCVWVHGKKQVGGGRHAKREAIAERFRKVMTALSQN
- a CDS encoding imidazolonepropionase, coding for MGGANKKSGLRVWRNARLATMADGVAGLGIVEKGAIAARDGVIVYAGAEADMPASAGQGAETIDCEGRWITPGLIDCHTHLVYAGNRANEFEMRLAGATYEEVARAGGGIVSSVKSLRAASEDELVAQTLPRLDALMAEGVTSVEVKSGYGLDLDNEKKSLRVARRLGGERAVTIRTTCLAAHALPPEAKGDKDAFIDLVARQIVPAVAAEGLADAVDGFCEGIAFSPEQMARVFDAAKALGLPVKLHADQLSNLHGAALAASYGALSADHLEYTDEAGAAAMAKAGTVATILPGAYYFIRETKKPPVDLFRRHGVKMAVATDSNPGTSPLTSLLLTMNMAATLFGLTVDECLAGVTREAARALGLLDKAGTLEAGKSADLAIWDIERPAELVYRMGFNPLHARIWRGQ